The following are encoded in a window of Candidatus Eremiobacteraceae bacterium genomic DNA:
- a CDS encoding ABC transporter substrate-binding protein: IAKVDEPDKFTVVYHLKKPYSPSIVSFFSSCCANACILPKHLLAEYPNINNVPYNSLPVGIGPFKFERWDRSKDVVLVENPLYWRGRPKLDKIIYKIIPDHDALLSQLEAHDVDMWYQFSGAYLARIQAQTAYTVYRQPSYAYNHFDFNVTHPAVADLVVRQALRLALNRREIVDKAEHGVGVVQDSATPVTAPYFVDLGTTPYDPAKANTLLDRAGWTRGAGGIRAKDGIKLNLNVAVPGGRPDLDQQIELLRNDWNRIGVGIKVQHYPPSLLFAAMQQGGVIYGNKWDVITFAWAADPIGDYSPLYGCESFPPAGQNILHWCNHTAQGAMEALLGHYEPSQRNADLKVLMQQFVYDVPSIVSYLRVDMFAYNKDLKNYHPNNLTPFDNMMNVDI, encoded by the coding sequence AGATCGCCAAAGTCGACGAGCCGGACAAGTTCACGGTGGTCTACCATCTGAAAAAGCCGTACTCTCCTTCCATCGTGAGCTTCTTCTCGAGTTGCTGCGCGAACGCGTGCATTTTACCCAAGCACTTGTTGGCGGAGTATCCGAATATCAACAACGTGCCGTACAACTCGCTGCCGGTCGGCATCGGGCCGTTCAAATTCGAGCGCTGGGACCGTTCGAAGGACGTCGTCCTAGTTGAAAATCCGTTATATTGGCGCGGGCGCCCAAAGCTGGACAAGATAATATACAAGATCATTCCGGATCACGATGCGCTTCTTTCGCAACTCGAAGCGCACGATGTCGACATGTGGTATCAGTTCAGCGGCGCATATCTCGCCCGCATCCAGGCGCAGACAGCGTATACGGTTTACCGGCAGCCGAGCTACGCCTATAACCACTTCGATTTCAACGTCACGCATCCGGCCGTTGCCGATCTGGTGGTAAGGCAGGCTCTCCGGCTCGCGCTCAACCGTCGAGAGATCGTCGACAAGGCCGAGCATGGCGTCGGCGTCGTTCAAGATTCGGCGACGCCTGTGACCGCTCCGTATTTTGTCGACTTGGGAACCACGCCATACGACCCGGCGAAGGCAAACACACTCCTCGACCGTGCCGGGTGGACGCGCGGCGCCGGCGGCATCCGCGCTAAGGATGGGATAAAGCTCAACCTCAACGTTGCAGTCCCAGGCGGAAGGCCCGATCTCGACCAACAAATCGAGCTCCTCCGCAACGATTGGAATCGAATCGGCGTCGGTATAAAGGTGCAGCATTACCCGCCTTCCCTGCTGTTCGCGGCGATGCAGCAAGGGGGCGTCATATACGGGAACAAGTGGGACGTCATCACGTTTGCATGGGCAGCCGATCCTATCGGCGATTACTCGCCGCTTTACGGCTGCGAATCGTTCCCGCCCGCGGGTCAAAACATTCTGCACTGGTGCAATCACACCGCTCAGGGTGCGATGGAGGCGCTCCTCGGACACTATGAGCCGTCGCAGCGCAACGCGGACCTCAAAGTCTTGATGCAGCAGTTCGTCTACGACGTTCCCTCGATCGTGTCGTACCTTCGCGTGGATATGTTCGCGTACAACAAAGACCTCAAGAACTACCATCCCAACAACCTAACGCCGTTCGACAACATGATGAACGTCGACATATAA
- a CDS encoding DUF4386 domain-containing protein, translated as MAVHRVETSPQVYARIGGLLYLFIIVAGIFAEIFVRDKLIVSGDASTTAGNIMASESLYRFSIAVEQIWLVCAVAVAVILYLLLRPVSNSLSLFAAFLNLVSIGVEAVASVGLFAGLFPLGSASYLRAFEPNQLQALAYLSLKSYDYSFATSLVFFGCSLFVYGYLIFRSGYFPKTIGVLLIVASLSYLINSFSLYLAPTFANAIFPILVLAFIGELSLCLWLIVKGVNLEQWQAMHR; from the coding sequence ATGGCGGTTCACCGGGTTGAAACTTCGCCGCAGGTCTATGCAAGAATCGGCGGGCTTCTTTATCTCTTCATCATAGTCGCCGGCATCTTCGCTGAGATTTTTGTCAGAGACAAGCTCATCGTATCGGGAGATGCGTCAACAACCGCCGGCAATATCATGGCGTCTGAGTCGCTTTACCGATTCAGTATTGCCGTCGAGCAGATATGGCTTGTGTGTGCAGTCGCGGTAGCGGTGATCTTGTACCTATTGCTCAGGCCGGTGAGCAATTCGCTTTCGTTGTTCGCGGCGTTTCTCAATTTGGTGAGCATCGGAGTTGAGGCCGTGGCCAGCGTAGGTCTTTTTGCCGGTTTGTTTCCGCTTGGAAGCGCAAGTTATCTAAGGGCATTTGAACCAAATCAGCTGCAAGCTCTGGCGTATCTTTCGCTTAAGTCGTATGACTACAGTTTTGCCACGAGTCTCGTTTTTTTCGGTTGTTCACTCTTTGTTTACGGGTATCTGATCTTCAGATCGGGCTACTTCCCAAAGACCATCGGCGTTTTACTGATCGTTGCTTCTCTGAGTTATCTGATCAATAGCTTTTCGTTGTACCTTGCGCCCACGTTCGCGAATGCGATCTTTCCCATTCTCGTGCTCGCCTTCATCGGGGAGCTGTCGCTGTGCCTGTGGCTCATCGTGAAGGGCGTGAACCTCGAGCAATGGCAAGCGATGCACCGATAG